A portion of the Rhizoctonia solani chromosome 6, complete sequence genome contains these proteins:
- a CDS encoding nucleoporin GLE1, giving the protein MRFSVSRSPSPVQRTTRRPTNAYSIHNLTDDEEESSSSSESEEPQVLSFSHAGRDISMTLSRALTRSNANPNPDQSIDAFLNAVRLRSRVDPLEEYQNAERAMVKSSSPPAPSLPHLSCALTQSHLALQAKRNEQEMSAVLAMVERLDIQRKGREEEGMKRVKEGNRGIWEEIEGAIRRDEEKLRAEEEQRRQEAEKKRQEEDRKRAELKAEEDRRKAEEEKKRKEKEQEDERKRQEKEAREKAEKEKAEDEARKDAEEKAAKDAQEARAVQASQASAKSVPAIQEWETAWAERAALKNLTRAVEESSELKSVAGRLRRKLRTRVGQVTNSQSELAKLADAIHDIISPSPPHPAPVYTALLSAFSKYLLLQAETEVTAKLPTAYPLARLVWLVVARGHTRLWEIFWARLVGRTGGWAPGMSDNEWRKMVGRELEGKNDPDDKPPTLETTSQYTDRMVGQLALYAAILQTSPMPAQVEPDSVPAPFRLAKLWTWLARVLNSGELLSSCSAPQCLSVVLEVAGDGLCEAYGTQFRKLMGCVREAVGKGAGGEGETGARVRLGLMVERWEKEGKFGLEGRNVER; this is encoded by the exons ATGAGGTTCTCAGTGTCACGGTCCCCTTCACCCGTTCAACG GACGACGAGAAGACCGACAAATGCCTACAGcatccacaacctcacagACGACGAAGAAGAATCCTCGTCGTCCTCCGAGTCAGAAGAGCCGCAGGTCTTGTCGTTTTCTCATGCCGGAAGAGACATCTCTAT GACCTTGTCACGAGCACTCACCCGTTCCAACGCCAATCCGAACCCAGACCAAAGTATTGATGCATTCCTTAACGCGGTCAGGTTAAGGAGTCGGGTCGACCCACTGGAGGAGTATCAGAATGCAGAACGGGCTATGGTCAAG AGTTCGTCTCCACCCGCGCCATCCCTACCACATCTATCTTGCGCCCTCACTCAATCACACTTGGCACTACAAGCAAAACGTAATGAGCAGGAGATGTCTGCTGTGCTCGCCATGGTCGAGAGACTGGACATCCAACGAAAAGGGAGGGAGGAAGAGGGCATGAAGCGGGTAAAAGAGGGGAACAGGGGGATATGGGAGGAGATCGAGGGTGCAATACGCAGGGATGAGGAGAAGTTACGAGCGGAAGAAGAGCAGAGGCGACAGGAAGCGGAGAAGAAACGGCAGGAGGAGGATAGGAAGAGGGCCGAGCTGAAGGCGGAGGAGGACAGACGAAAGGCAGaagaggagaagaagaggaaagaAAAGGAGCAGGAGGACGAACGGAAGCGACAAGAGAAAGAGGCGAGAGAAAAGGCAGAGAAAGAGAAGGCAGAGGACGAAGCGAGGAAGGATGCTGAGGAAAAGGCTGCCAAAGACGCACAGGAAGCGCGCGCTGTCCAAGCATCACAGGCCAGCGCTAAGTCGGTGCCAGCGATACAGGAGTGGGAGACCGCGTGGGCGGAACGTGCC GCACTCAAGAACCTAACAAGAGCTGTGGAAGAGAGCTCTGAGCTGAAGTCAGTTGCTGGGAGGCTGCGACGCAAACTACGCACGCGAGTCGGGCAGGTCACCAACTCGCAGTCTGAGCTCGCTAAGCTT GCCGACGCCATTCACGACATCATCTCACCGAGCCCTCCGCATCCTGCTCCCGTATACACTGCACTGCTATCTGCGTTCTCAAAGTATCTTTTACTCCAGGCTGAGACAGAGGTCACGGCGAAGCTGCCGACTGCCTATCCGTTAGCACGTTTGGTGTGGTTGGTGGTAGCGAGGGGTCACACGAGGTTATGGGAGATCTTTTGGGCGAG GCTTGTAGGCCGAACAGGCGGATGGGCA CCCGGAATGAGCGACAACGAGTGGCGCAAGATGGTCGGCCGCGAGCTGGAAGGCAAGAACGACCCAGACGACAAGCCGCCGACGCTGGAGACCACATCCCAGTACACTGACCGAATGGTCGGCCAGCTCGCGCTCTACGCGGCCATCCTTCAGACGTCACCGATGCCGGCTCAGGTTGAGCCTGACTCGGTGCCTGCTCCGTTCAGACTGGCAAAGCTATGGACGTGGCTTGCTCGTGTGCTGAACTCGGGCGAGCTGCTGAGTTCGTGTTCTGCGCCGCAGTGCTTGTCTGTTGTGCTGGAGGTGGCAGGGGATGGACTGTGCGAGGCGTATGGGACGCAGTTCAGGAAGCTGATGGGGTGTGTCAGGGAGGCTGTTGGGAAAGGAGCGGGAGGGGAAGGCGAGACGGGGGCGAGAGTGAGGCTGGGACTGATGGTGGAGCGGTGGGAAAAGGAGGGCAAGTTCGGGCTGGAGGGAAGGAATGTGGAGAGGTGA